One genomic region from Xenopus laevis strain J_2021 chromosome 2L, Xenopus_laevis_v10.1, whole genome shotgun sequence encodes:
- the adora3.3.L gene encoding adenosine receptor A3 isoform X2, with translation MANETSDAAIYSAVYIGVETVIGISAVLGNILVIWAVRLNTSLQNTTFYFIVSLALADLAVGFLVMPLAIVLSLGMHFHFHSCLFICCLIIILTNASILSLLAIAVDRYLRIKIPTRYRIVITSRRICLSICTVWIISFLVGMVPMFGWNNRSSLSEEHQHYLNCTFENVMSMEYMVYFNIFGWVILPLITMLILYIEIFYLIKKQLNQNNSKNVRRGVFYGKEYKTAKSLALVLLLFALSWLPLSILNCVQFYNPNVKNLSLYQPTIFLFILLSHANSAMNPIIYAFKIKKFKEAYIHILKTILMQKSQVPDTGNAEHTMEEISKD, from the exons ATGGCAAATGAAACCTCAGATGCTGCTATTTACAGTGCTGTCTATATCGGAGTGGAAACTGTGATTGGAATATCAGCGGTTTTGGGTAACATTCTGGTGATTTGGGCTGTTAGATTAAACACAAGTCTTCAAAACACAACCTTTTATTTCATTGTATCTCTGGCACTGGCAGACCTAGCAGTAGGTTTCTTAGTCATGCCACTGGCTATTGTTCTTAGCCTGGGAATGCACTTTCATTTCCACTCGTGCTTATTTATATGTTGCCTCATCATCATATTAACCAACGCTTCCATCCTTTCCCTGCTGGCCATAGCCGTTGACCGGTATCTGAGAATTAAAATACCAACCAG GTACAGAATTGTAATTACATCCAGGAGAATTTGCTTGTCCATCTGCACTGTTTGGATAATATCTTTTCTGGTGGGTATGGTGCCAATGTTTGGATGGAACAACAGGTCCAGTCTCAGCGAAGAACACCAGCATTACCTCAACTgcacatttgaaaatgttatgaGTATGGAATATATGGTCTACTTTAATATTTTTGGGTGGGTGATTCTCCCATTGATAACCATGTTGATTTTGTATATTGAAATTTTCTATCTCATAAAAAAGCAACTGaaccaaaataattcaaaaaacgtGAGGAGAGGAGTGTTTTATGGAAAAGAGTACAAGACTGCGAAATCCCTAGCATTGGTCTTATTGCTTTTTGCATTAAGCTGGTTACCATTGTCCATTCTGAACTGTGTACAGTTCTACAACCCGAATGTGAAGAATCTCAGCCTATATCAGCCCAcaatatttctctttatattgTTGTCCCATGCCAATTCTGCAATGAACCCCATCAtctatgcttttaaaataaagaagtttAAAGAAGCCTACATTCATATTCTAAAAACAATCTTAATGCAGAAGTCTCAGGTACCCGATACTGGCAATGCTGAACACACAATGGAAGAAATATCTAAAGACTAA